In Ptychodera flava strain L36383 chromosome 21, AS_Pfla_20210202, whole genome shotgun sequence, a genomic segment contains:
- the LOC139121644 gene encoding tyrosine-protein kinase CSK-like, protein MSKSNSMDDTWDEGTECIAKFEFKASTPDDLPFKKGDVLTILRATKDPNWYKARKGNGSEGLIPKNYVLKRENVKISAMPWFHGNITREQAEKLLSPKKDGLFLVRESTNYKGDYTLCVCYQGRVEHYRIIYKRNKMTIDEEEFFETLTQLVEHYENDADGLVTRLEKPLPKQGGLEFCVDARAFEDAGWAIQRRELRMGKAIGKGNFGDVLEGEYRGQKVAIKSLKDNTSTAQKFLAEASVMTSLRHPNLVQLLGVALGDPVLIVLEYLGKGCLVDYLRSRGRAVITKKNQLHFASNVCSGMAYLESKNLVHRDLAARNVLVADDDVAKVSDFGLAREESYIVDGGKVPIKWTAPEALRHGKFSTKSDVWSYGILLWETYSFGRVPYPRVPLADVVAHVERGYRMEAPEGCPDPVYRIMLHCWDLDPARRPSFKELKKKLDNISAATV, encoded by the exons ATGTCAAAA AGCAACTCAATGGACGATACGTGGGACGAAGGAACAGAGTGCATAGCCAAATTTGAATTCAAAGCCTCTACGCCTGATGATTTACCGTTCAAGAAAGGAGATGTTCTCACTATACTCAGAGCCACAAAG GATCCCAATTGGTATAAAGCCAGAAAGGGAAATGGATCAGAAGGCTTGATTCCCAAAAATTATGTcctgaaaagagaaaatgtcaaaatcagTGCAATGCC CTGGTTCCATGGCAACATCACAAGAGAACAGGCAGAGAAATTACTGAGTCCCAAGAAAGATGGTCTCTTCCTGGTCCGAGAAAGCACAAACTACAAAGGAGACTACACGTTGTGTGTCTGCTACCAAGGCAGGGTGGAACATTACCGAATCATTTATAAGCGAAATAAAATGACAATAGATGAAGAAGAGTTCTTTGAAACATTGACACAACTTGTTGAA CATTACGAAAATGACGCTGATGGTTTAGTAACCAGGCTTGAGAAACCATTACCAAAGCAAGGAGGGCTAGAATTTTGTGTAGATGCTAGAGCCTTTGAAGATG CCGGCTGGGCCATCCAAAGAAGAGAACTTAGAATGGGAAAGGCCATAGGAAAAGGAAACTTTGGAG ATGTGCTTGAAGGCGAATATCGGGGCCAAAAAGTTGCTATCAAGTCACTCAAAGATAACACAAGTACAGCACAAAAATTCTTAGCAGAGGCATCAGTCATGAC GTCACTACGGCATCCAAATTTAGTACAGTTATTAGGAGTGGCTCTGGGTGATCCAGTCCTTATTGTTCTGGAATATTTAGGAAAG GGTTGTCTTGTTGACTATTTGCGGTCCAGGGGTAGAGCTGTcatcaccaaaaaaaatcagttaCACTTTGCAAG TAATGTGTGTAGTGGAATGGCATACCTAGAAAGCAAGAACCTTGTCCACAGAGACTTGGCAGCGAGAAATGTACTTGTTGCAGACGACGATGTCGCCAAAGTGTCTGACTTTGGACTAGCAAGGGAAGAATCATACATTGTGGATGGAGGAAAAGTGCCAATCAAATGGACGGCTCCTGAAGCACTCAGACATGGT aaattttcaaccaaatcCGACGTGTGGAGTTACGGCATCCTCCTATGGGAGACTTACTCATTTGGTAGAGTTCCATATCCAAGAGTG CCACTCGCTGATGTAGTTGCCCATGTTGAAAGAGGATACCGGATGGAAGCACCGGAAGGATGTCCCGACCCAGTCTACAGAATTATGTTACATTGTTGGGATTTAGACCCGGCAAGGAGGCCGTCTTTCAAAGAACTCAAGAAAAAATTAGACAACATCAGTGCCGCTACTGTGTAG